The Candidatus Endomicrobium procryptotermitis genomic sequence ATCATTCCTCTCATCGTTGTAGGTTATTTCTAATGCTTTCGGAAGTTTTGCAAAGCTTTTGTTTGCTGAGAAATCACGGCTATTTTTAGGGGTAAGGATTGCAATAGGATTTGGCTTTTCAATGTCATGTATAAGCGAATAAAGCCCGCTTTTAACGTAAAACGCGCCGCGGCATGTGGCCAGCACCTTGTTTAATATGTTCCGGAGCGTTTCGCCGTTTGAAATCACACCATCACAGCGGTAATCATTATTTTTGCACCACATATACAGCGCTTCCACAGCCGGCCAGTCAATCGATTCGACATCGACCTTTTCTGGAAGATAACTGCCGCGCAAGCAACCTAAAAATATTGCAGCCGGATTTGAAGTTTTATCAGATACTATCCAGGCAGATTCGCCGGTCCCAGACTCATCGTATATAGGCAAAACAGAGGTAGATATGCAGTTTAACTGGTCAAGAACTCCGTTTGACGTTTCTGTCGCTTTTATGCGGAACGCAAGTAGACACATCTTTTTTAACTCGTTTTCAGAGACCGGCCTGTCATTTATGTTGCTGCGTAATGTTCCCCAGTAAACAGCATCACGAACTTTTACGACTTCCGATGGCACAGTAGTACGATATAAAGCTACTTCCCAATCTCCGTCCGGATTATCTAAAATCTCAGTTTGTGTAAAAGTATAAGAGAGTTCAAAACGCAAAGTATCCGGAGTAGCCCATCTTAAAATCTTTTCTGGGATAGTACTCCAGCCTGTTGCGCCGCGCTTACGATAGCCCATTCCAACAGTTACAGATACGGCTTCTAAGCTGCCGTTATCCTTCATCTTATAGAGACCATTCATAACGATAATGCTTGTTATTTTTAATGTCTTTTTAGGTGTAAATCTCGATTCAATCCCGTTGAGCTCGGGAAGGACGCCTCCGGGTTTGAAAAGCTCAGCATTGATTTGCTCTTCATACATCTTATACGGGTATAAAGTGGGATATTCGCCATCTTGGCGTATCTCAAGCTGTCCGGCATAGTTGCCATCAATAGTAATATTGCCGTTACGGATGTCAGCCGTATTACTGGCTAAAGGGTTAAGCCCAAGTTTAATATCTTTTAGCGAAAGCTGGCCGTAACCTATACAAAGTAGTCCGTAAAGGTACTGATCGCCGCGGCCGTTATTATCAGAAAGTTCAGTGTAGTAAGTTCCAACGAGAGGCGGCGTTATAACGTGCGTGCCGAAAATGACAGGATACTTGCTTCCCAAAGCAATACGATTACGCGCACCTTGAAGCCCGTACTGTTCTTTGCCTTGCGGCGCGTCTTTCTGGTCGGGAACATTGTCACCGGCATAGATTTGAGCAATAGCCGTTCCTGCTATCATACCTGCACCAGCTATAATCAAAGGTACGCCCACGCCATAACCTACAATTGAAAGCACAACTCCTGCAGCAACCAACACGCCGCCGAGTATATAACTTACCGTGTTTGCATCGCCTTTCGGGATTCTTTTAATTGCGATGATAGCCTCCTGCTGTGGTTTTTCGTTCGCGCACGCCGGATACTTTTTTACGATGTCGTTTTCAATGACTACAAAATACCCTTCAAGCTTTAAACGTTCAAATATCTGCGCATATGTAAGCTTTTCAGCGCCGTCAATATTCTTTTCTTTAAACCTTTCGGAAAGCAGATTTTCATATAGATAAAATTTCATAGAATTTCAGCCTCCCCTTTAGATGTGGCTCCATAATGTCTTCAATAATGACATTCCGCTTGTGAGAACAATGAATGATCTTATTATTTCCTATGTAAATGCCGATATGCGAATCGACTCCGCCGCTTTCCATAACTACACCACAGCCTTCGATTGCCGCGTATATTCTTTTTGCAGGATAATTTATTAAGCTTTTTGACAAATTCTTGTTTAGATTTTGTTTTACACCACAGTCGTAGCCATTAAAATCCGGCAAGTCCTTGCCAAAAATCTCTTTTTGAATAAGCAAAAACAGGCCGTAACAATCTATAAAACCATCTTCTCCGCGGGCATTGTCTTTATATTTGTAAAAAAGATATTTTGTGTAGTTTTTCATGCCACCCCCGGAGTAGTTATTGATGAGAATTCGCCGGATGGAAAATCCATGTCTAAAAGGCTTTTAAAAGCAAGATCTCCGCTAAAGGTTAAAGCATTCCAGGACACATTAATAAGCTGAAAGCTAAAGCCGTCAAGCCGTGAAAAGTTACCATCTTCGTAGTATTCGGCCGCAAAACGTATCTGAAGCGGAGATGTTAAATTGCGAATAAGATTTATAAGCGTTTGATCTACCGCGCCCATAGTTATTTTTGCCAACCCCACGCTATCTTTGCTTTGTTCCGGGAACGTAAAAATAAAGGATGCCGGCTGATATGTTTCGCTCTCATATACAAGAGGCTCATTGTTATCGGTTAAGAATAAGGGATTTGAAAGCGAATCATGCGATATCTTTAACAGTATCGGAACCATCCCCGGAACGCGCTTTTTGAAAAGCTTGGCAAGCAGAGCTTTACTTATAGCCATTATGGTTGCTCCTCAAGATTTAGAGTAATGACCCTTTCTTCGGCCGAATCTCTGTAATTTGAAAACCAGCCAGACTCATTTACTATTAAACGCATTTCAACAATCTGCCCGGTCTGTGGGCTAGGAAACATAAATGTTTCAGCACCGCCTTTTAAATTGAAGCGAACCCATTGCGTTAATAAATTCCATTCTGCCGGAGCAAAAGCCATATCGAAATTATGATATTTAGGTACTCCAGTAGTGCGCTGCCGAGTTTTAGGGCTTCCTATGTCATTTTCTTCGACAATAATTGTTGAGCCTTCGCGGTATCCGCGCGGATGCATAGCATTTTGATTAACACCTGCAGGCCAATTCTGACTCATTTGTTATTCACTCCTTTTCTGCCTACGCCGTAAAGTCCGGACATTGTATTTGCACCCTGTGGGCTGGCGAGAAATTCCTGTACTTTTTGCTTGACCATGATATCTAGAGTACGTACATTATTTACATTGCTTTGAGCTACTGATACTTCGGCATTTGCCTGATTGATTATATTAACTTCCACCGATCCGGAACTTCCACCGGATTTATTAAGTAAGGCAACGGCATTCGAAAGCATTGCACTTGCCGCCATGAGAGCTTGAGCTATATTTCCCTGCTGACCTTCATTCAATACCAGCTCACCAGAATTTGCACGTATAAGCACATTATCACCGGATTTAGAATTACCGCCCACAAAACCGCCTGTTGCGAACTTTCCGGCCATTGCCTTAATCACACCCGCAGCTACTCTCATTGCCGCAGCAGCAGCTATTCCTTGTCCAAATGCTGCGTAATCTTTTTTTAATAAGGCTGCAAAAGCTTCAGCTTCTAACTGTGTTGCCAGCGCTTTAACAACATCGGCTAAAGCCAAAACACTTGTTTTTGCAAATGCTTTCATTCCATCTTCGCCACGCGCAAGAGCTTCTCCCATTGCGTCAAAACCTTCCATTGTTGAAGCCATTGCATTCTTTATAATATCGGAAGTCTTAACTGCTGAATCACTCATTTCCTGCATTGCGATTTCCCAACTTTCCGCAAATGTCGGAGCTTTATCTTTTACTGCATCATTTGCACCTTGCATAATTGATGTGATTTGTTCAGCAGAAAATTTGCCCGTATCAATAAGTCGCTGTGCCTCATCTTTATAAAACTGTAAACGCGCCTCTCCATAGAGTTTTTCATCGGCGGCTCTTTTTTGGAGATATTCTTGAACTTGCTTTGCTTGAACATTTAAGCTTGTGCGCTCAACTTCGTTGGTTTGTTCGCCTAGCTTTTCTGCGAGTGTTTTTCTCTGTTCTGCAAGTAAGCGTTCTTGTTCATATCGAACTTTAGCCGCCGCTTCTTGTTCTCTAAGAATTGCAGCATTCCGCTGTTTTTCTATTTCCGCCAGAATCTTGGCATCCATTTTTGCTTGCGCGATAGTTTTCTCTAAACCTCCACCGACTCCCGTTGCAATAGAATCGGTAAAATTTCCAAATTTTCCTAAATCGCCGTATGTTGCTTTAATTGTTTTTGTGACAATGTCTTTAGCTGCTCCCCAGACTTCACTCCATACTGAAGCCGTCTTTTTAGCAGTTTGCTGCTGTTCTTTATTAAGATATGTGTTTGTGATTACGACAATATCATTTAATGTTTTTAGAATGTCTGTTAAAGCGGGAGCAATAGCACCGCCAATCGTTTCTTTTAAATCTCCCCAAGCTTCACTTAGGGCTTTAGTTTTAACAAGTAAAGTGTCCGCATTCGCA encodes the following:
- a CDS encoding phage tail protein, yielding MKFYLYENLLSERFKEKNIDGAEKLTYAQIFERLKLEGYFVVIENDIVKKYPACANEKPQQEAIIAIKRIPKGDANTVSYILGGVLVAAGVVLSIVGYGVGVPLIIAGAGMIAGTAIAQIYAGDNVPDQKDAPQGKEQYGLQGARNRIALGSKYPVIFGTHVITPPLVGTYYTELSDNNGRGDQYLYGLLCIGYGQLSLKDIKLGLNPLASNTADIRNGNITIDGNYAGQLEIRQDGEYPTLYPYKMYEEQINAELFKPGGVLPELNGIESRFTPKKTLKITSIIVMNGLYKMKDNGSLEAVSVTVGMGYRKRGATGWSTIPEKILRWATPDTLRFELSYTFTQTEILDNPDGDWEVALYRTTVPSEVVKVRDAVYWGTLRSNINDRPVSENELKKMCLLAFRIKATETSNGVLDQLNCISTSVLPIYDESGTGESAWIVSDKTSNPAAIFLGCLRGSYLPEKVDVESIDWPAVEALYMWCKNNDYRCDGVISNGETLRNILNKVLATCRGAFYVKSGLYSLIHDIEKPNPIAILTPKNSRDFSANKSFAKLPKALEITYNDERNDYVAKNDLVLLDGETLDQNNGDVSEKLSVWGVTNYDQIVKLGRYMLAAARNRPEKYNVTVSIEHFGLPVGERVLFQHDVLLVGLAGGFVKAVYIDDNTIQLDEVLSLDAQKQYAIQIFKENDGNIIYLPVINVSGGITDILEVAGDLSEVVAQDIYAFGEAGKETLDCIIEAKFVNPSPELSAEISLASYAPEIFDAPSKPIPPYDPKTTVKGNYSLVVVPESEAGEKPNNGNTVQDDGGVYFDFQDFAIKGNTLLNLGSLKEVADAIFSSISIEPDINGNYAVGTANSSIVFDVDTLLFQNSSMVFWIKDITASGIVVSYVDDSQLNSYIISYDNGILHVQIQNLGADIPLDVDEGCMISIINDFDNSAVRVYKNLELIGNYELIANLISEDGDNLISEDDDNLISEGLIGYGNPIRGVPFHLFGNEMAGSSFSGKIAFFRIYGWALSEVDIKALYEDNRILLNTAAETRYLGEFEEAPLDINLYDVFTYTGVTNDTFLNGKNYALVQGGWQIWELKYGR
- a CDS encoding C40 family peptidase codes for the protein MKNYTKYLFYKYKDNARGEDGFIDCYGLFLLIQKEIFGKDLPDFNGYDCGVKQNLNKNLSKSLINYPAKRIYAAIEGCGVVMESGGVDSHIGIYIGNNKIIHCSHKRNVIIEDIMEPHLKGRLKFYEILSI
- a CDS encoding DUF1833 domain-containing protein, whose amino-acid sequence is MAISKALLAKLFKKRVPGMVPILLKISHDSLSNPLFLTDNNEPLVYESETYQPASFIFTFPEQSKDSVGLAKITMGAVDQTLINLIRNLTSPLQIRFAAEYYEDGNFSRLDGFSFQLINVSWNALTFSGDLAFKSLLDMDFPSGEFSSITTPGVA